From the Terriglobales bacterium genome, the window TCCTCCGGCCGCGCTGGCCAGGCCGAAGCTGAGCAGGACGCGGCGATCCACGTGCCGCCGGATCAGCCAGAAGCGCAGCCCCGTGCCCGCCAGGTGCGGCACCGAGACCACCGCCACCGCCAGCTTGGTGCCCAACTCGGTGGCCAGCAGCGGCGTCAGGATACTCCCGATCCCGAAGCCCGAAAGCGAGGCGATCCCGCCCGCCACCAGCGCCGCCACAGCGACGAGCAGACGGAACAGCAGCGCGGGATTCATCGCGGGGCCCACCCCAGCGTCGCTCCTGGAAGCTGAGGCGAGTTGATGCTGCCCGCTTGGGAGTGCTTTGGCTCGCGCATGGTCATCACTCCACCCGCCCACACGGCAGGGCTAGGCCCGCCTCCTGGGCGGTCTTGCCCGGGTCTGCCCTTCGAAGAGCTCACCGAACAGCTCCCGGATCCTCCCTTTCGCTACCGCCAGCGCTCTGCGGCCCGCGGCGGTCGCCCGGTACACGCGGCGGATCTTGCCGGCGCGCGCGCGTTCCCGGGAGTACAGCAGTCCTTTCTGCTCAAGACCGTGGAGGATCGGGTACAAGGT encodes:
- a CDS encoding PadR family transcriptional regulator produces the protein MRQGRTNGRSGRRDSGKEQALYSGLVRLHILHHAAREGIFGLGMIEELARHGYKLSPGTLYPILHGLEQKGLLYSRERARAGKIRRVYRATAAGRRALAVAKGRIRELFGELFEGQTRARPPRRRA